In a genomic window of Tissierella sp. Yu-01:
- a CDS encoding DUF2922 domain-containing protein: MEKTKLEMDFLDPLNKVTRISLDDPRTDLVPSEIQSAMENIIAQNIFSSKEGDFVAIGGARVITTNINEMEF; the protein is encoded by the coding sequence ATGGAAAAGACAAAGTTGGAAATGGACTTTTTAGATCCCTTAAATAAGGTAACTAGAATTAGTTTAGATGATCCTAGAACAGATTTAGTCCCTAGTGAAATACAATCTGCTATGGAAAATATCATAGCACAAAATATATTCTCCTCAAAAGAAGGTGATTTTGTAGCTATTGGTGGAGCTAGAGTTATCACAACTAATATCAATGAAATGGAGTTTTAG
- a CDS encoding M23 family metallopeptidase, giving the protein MKNKLKTFIKQNGFLLFLFICVCVVAAGTIFVSTQDFREARNDRDEDLVILEEVSSIDQAEINDETSDEDVITEEEIVEKPINEVANEDELSNEDELAEETMNKEIEFIDDYEEEEDDTDFVTDNHVASYLPVEGEIVTEFSDDKLIYSSTLDEWRHHAGIDIKAALGTKVKAPLSGTIKEVREDELWGIVIVIDHGDGLESRFSNLGTSEMVKPGISVQAGDYISTVGDTAKIEMKIEPHLHYEVTKNGKNIDPRSITN; this is encoded by the coding sequence ATGAAAAACAAATTAAAAACATTTATAAAACAAAATGGATTTTTACTCTTTCTTTTTATCTGTGTCTGCGTAGTAGCTGCTGGAACTATATTTGTATCAACTCAAGACTTTAGAGAGGCTAGGAATGATAGAGATGAAGATTTAGTTATTCTGGAGGAGGTATCTTCTATAGATCAAGCTGAGATAAATGATGAAACCAGTGATGAGGACGTGATAACAGAAGAAGAAATAGTAGAAAAGCCTATTAATGAAGTAGCTAATGAAGATGAGTTATCTAATGAAGATGAATTAGCTGAGGAAACTATGAACAAAGAAATTGAGTTCATAGATGATTATGAGGAAGAGGAAGATGATACTGATTTTGTAACAGATAATCATGTAGCTAGTTATTTACCAGTTGAGGGAGAAATCGTAACTGAATTTTCTGATGACAAGCTAATATATTCTTCGACATTAGATGAATGGAGACACCATGCTGGAATAGATATTAAAGCGGCTTTAGGTACAAAAGTAAAAGCTCCACTGAGTGGTACTATTAAGGAAGTTAGAGAAGATGAATTATGGGGGATAGTTATAGTTATTGACCATGGAGATGGTTTGGAATCCAGATTTTCAAATCTAGGTACTTCAGAAATGGTTAAGCCAGGGATCAGCGTACAGGCAGGAGATTATATAAGTACTGTGGGAGATACTGCTAAGATTGAAATGAAAATTGAACCACACTTGCATTACGAAGTAACTAAAAATGGTAAAAACATAGATCCCCGTTCTATTACCAATTAA
- a CDS encoding DUF1659 domain-containing protein codes for MAIIGTKEKMALKLELDAGIVDGKQKITSKVFNNVKPTALDDNLHLAATELAGLQNKDLLKVKRVEETLLTEE; via the coding sequence ATGGCTATCATAGGTACTAAAGAAAAAATGGCTCTTAAATTAGAGCTAGATGCAGGTATTGTAGATGGGAAGCAGAAAATTACTTCTAAGGTATTTAACAATGTAAAACCAACTGCTTTAGACGATAATCTACACTTAGCTGCTACAGAATTAGCAGGACTTCAAAACAAAGATTTACTGAAAGTAAAGAGAGTGGAAGAAACACTATTGACTGAAGAGTAA
- the mreB gene encoding rod shape-determining protein MreB encodes MALRADVGIDLGTASILVYVKGKGIVLQEPSVVAIDQHTNKFLAVGEEARKMLGRTPGNIIAIRPLKDGVISDYNITERMLKYFIQKALGRMILKPRLIICVPSGVTEVEKRAVIEASNEAGAIKTYLIEEPIAAAIGAGLDITEPNGNMIVDIGGGTTDVAVISLGGIVVSKSIKIAGDDCDDAITRYIRKKYNMMIGERSAEELKVNVGCAYPFEEVRYMNVKGRNLLTGLPLNVEVSSTDMLEALNEPVQEIIEAVHEVLEKTPPELAADISNRGILMTGGGSLLYGLDKLIEKTTGITTRAAEDAVECVAIGTGKSLDWVEVLEKSMDSGQKSRFR; translated from the coding sequence ATGGCTTTAAGAGCAGATGTAGGTATAGATTTAGGAACTGCTAGCATATTAGTATATGTTAAAGGTAAGGGTATTGTTTTGCAAGAACCTTCTGTAGTAGCTATAGATCAACATACAAATAAATTTTTAGCCGTAGGGGAAGAGGCTAGAAAAATGCTGGGAAGAACGCCTGGTAACATAATTGCCATACGTCCATTAAAGGATGGAGTTATTTCAGATTACAATATCACTGAAAGAATGTTAAAGTATTTTATTCAGAAAGCCTTAGGAAGAATGATTCTTAAGCCAAGGTTGATTATTTGTGTTCCTAGTGGAGTAACAGAAGTGGAAAAAAGAGCAGTTATAGAAGCTAGTAATGAAGCTGGCGCAATTAAGACTTACTTAATAGAAGAGCCAATAGCTGCTGCAATAGGAGCAGGTTTAGATATTACAGAACCTAATGGAAATATGATAGTTGATATTGGTGGGGGTACTACAGATGTGGCTGTTATCTCACTTGGAGGTATAGTTGTAAGTAAATCCATAAAAATAGCTGGTGATGATTGTGATGATGCTATTACTAGATATATTAGGAAAAAGTATAATATGATGATCGGAGAGAGATCTGCTGAAGAATTAAAAGTCAATGTAGGATGTGCATATCCATTTGAAGAGGTAAGATATATGAACGTTAAGGGTAGAAACTTACTTACTGGACTTCCTTTGAATGTAGAAGTATCATCCACTGATATGCTAGAAGCATTAAATGAACCTGTTCAGGAAATCATTGAAGCGGTACATGAAGTGTTGGAAAAAACCCCACCTGAATTAGCAGCTGATATCAGTAATCGAGGTATTCTGATGACTGGAGGAGGCTCCCTTCTTTATGGTTTGGACAAGCTTATTGAAAAGACTACAGGTATAACTACAAGGGCAGCTGAAGATGCGGTCGAATGTGTAGCTATTGGAACTGGGAAATCACTTGATTGGGTAGAAGTCTTAGAAAAGAGTATGGATAGCGGACAGAAATCAAGATTTAGATAA
- a CDS encoding ATP-dependent RecD-like DNA helicase, producing MVIEGVIEEIIFRNESNGYTVGRLITSDGDITIVGYAPFVNLEETVSLEGELIFHNKYGEQFSFTTLKTVMPSTLKGIENYLASGLIPNIGPKTAKKIVDKFGLDSLDIIQYNPEKLKEIEGIGDKKLKKIIEAYEEQREIRDIMVYLHQYDISINNGIKIYKKYGAETIRILSENPYRLSEDIYGIGFKTADNIANKMGVSIDSPYRIEAGLKFIMMECASEGHCYVPKDEVIKKALGLLNTDQEKLEDGIRELAIKNSFYVINNGDEIDIYYAPYHIAENNVARKIIELSRAEIDKLNVDADKEILNIEKQNEISFGNKQKLAIKESLENGMLIITGGPGTGKTTTINAIISICEDLGLEVVLSAPTGRAAKRMTETTGREAKTIHRLLEISFIEEEAGFEKDEESPIEADVVIIDEASMIDILLMNSLLKAINPGTRLILVGDIDQLPSVGPGNVLKDIINSGTIKVIMLDEIFRQAEESMIIVNAHRVNKGENPLLNEKDKDFFFMSVKSTQEILQTIIDLNKSRLPNFYGFDSVRDIQILTPMKKGDLGIISLNKHIQQALNPKSKSKAEKQIGDEIFRVGDKVMQIKNNYKLEWKIIINGMEIEKGEGVFNGDFGYITEIDVEEGILKVLFDEEKEVEYDFKQLDELRLAYATTVHKAQGSEFPVIIMPISSGPPMLLTRNLFYTAITRARKLVVLVGEERYMQMMIRNNIIAKRYSSLDRKIREYLNMFLS from the coding sequence GTGGTTATAGAAGGAGTAATAGAGGAGATAATTTTTAGGAATGAAAGTAACGGTTATACTGTCGGACGCTTGATTACATCTGATGGAGATATAACTATAGTTGGTTATGCCCCTTTTGTCAATCTCGAGGAGACTGTATCATTAGAGGGGGAATTGATATTTCACAATAAATATGGAGAACAGTTTAGTTTTACTACTTTGAAAACCGTAATGCCATCTACCTTAAAGGGTATTGAAAATTATCTTGCTTCTGGATTAATTCCTAATATAGGACCTAAAACTGCTAAAAAAATCGTAGATAAATTTGGTTTGGATTCCCTTGATATAATTCAATATAATCCTGAGAAACTGAAAGAAATAGAAGGTATAGGTGATAAAAAACTAAAGAAGATAATAGAAGCCTATGAAGAGCAAAGAGAGATAAGAGATATTATGGTATATCTTCATCAGTATGATATATCCATAAATAATGGTATAAAGATATATAAGAAGTATGGGGCTGAAACCATTAGAATATTAAGCGAAAATCCATATAGATTATCAGAGGATATCTATGGAATTGGATTTAAAACAGCAGATAATATAGCAAATAAAATGGGTGTAAGTATTGATTCGCCATATAGGATAGAAGCTGGTCTGAAATTTATAATGATGGAATGTGCATCAGAGGGGCATTGCTATGTTCCCAAGGATGAAGTGATAAAGAAAGCATTAGGATTGTTAAATACAGATCAAGAAAAACTTGAAGATGGTATAAGAGAGCTTGCAATAAAAAATAGTTTCTATGTGATAAATAATGGAGATGAAATAGATATATATTACGCTCCTTATCATATAGCAGAAAACAATGTGGCAAGGAAGATAATTGAACTGTCTCGGGCTGAAATTGACAAATTAAATGTTGATGCTGATAAGGAGATCTTAAATATAGAAAAGCAAAATGAAATAAGTTTTGGAAACAAGCAGAAGCTAGCAATCAAGGAATCACTTGAAAATGGTATGTTAATCATTACTGGAGGACCAGGAACAGGTAAAACCACAACAATTAATGCCATTATATCCATATGTGAAGACCTAGGATTGGAAGTAGTACTGTCGGCTCCAACTGGAAGAGCAGCCAAAAGAATGACAGAGACAACGGGTAGAGAAGCAAAGACAATACATAGGCTTTTAGAGATTTCCTTTATAGAAGAAGAAGCCGGGTTTGAAAAGGATGAAGAGAGCCCTATTGAAGCTGACGTAGTAATTATTGATGAAGCATCAATGATAGATATACTTCTTATGAATAGTCTTCTAAAGGCCATTAATCCTGGCACAAGATTAATCCTTGTTGGAGATATAGACCAACTTCCATCAGTAGGTCCTGGTAATGTTTTAAAAGATATAATAAACTCTGGAACGATAAAGGTTATAATGCTAGATGAAATCTTTAGACAGGCAGAGGAAAGTATGATCATTGTAAATGCTCATAGAGTCAATAAAGGAGAAAACCCTTTACTTAATGAAAAGGATAAAGATTTCTTCTTTATGAGTGTAAAAAGTACCCAGGAAATACTTCAAACTATTATTGATTTGAACAAATCCAGATTACCTAACTTTTACGGCTTTGATTCAGTGAGAGACATTCAGATACTTACCCCTATGAAGAAAGGAGATCTTGGCATAATCTCACTTAATAAACATATTCAGCAAGCGCTAAATCCTAAATCTAAGTCAAAGGCTGAAAAGCAAATTGGAGATGAGATATTTAGAGTTGGGGATAAGGTAATGCAGATTAAGAATAATTATAAATTAGAATGGAAGATAATTATAAATGGAATGGAGATAGAAAAGGGTGAAGGTGTATTTAATGGAGACTTTGGTTATATAACAGAGATTGATGTTGAAGAGGGAATTCTAAAAGTATTATTTGATGAGGAAAAAGAGGTTGAATATGATTTTAAACAGCTAGACGAATTGAGGTTGGCATATGCTACTACAGTTCACAAAGCTCAGGGCAGTGAGTTTCCTGTAATAATTATGCCAATATCTTCAGGTCCACCAATGCTTTTAACTCGAAATTTATTCTATACCGCTATTACACGAGCTAGAAAATTGGTGGTTTTAGTTGGTGAAGAAAGATATATGCAGATGATGATTAGAAATAACATTATTGCAAAGAGATACTCCTCATTAGATAGAAAAATAAGAGAATACCTGAATATGTTTTTAAGTTAA
- a CDS encoding YvrJ family protein — MEQLYSSVANLGFPIVISIYLLVRIEGKLNELTGSINELSKVISTIK; from the coding sequence ATGGAACAGTTATATTCCAGTGTAGCTAATTTAGGTTTTCCAATAGTTATATCCATTTATTTGTTGGTTAGAATTGAGGGGAAATTAAATGAGTTAACAGGAAGTATAAATGAGCTTTCTAAGGTAATATCAACAATTAAATAG
- a CDS encoding phosphodiester glycosidase family protein, protein MKKRTKKIFISVLAAATIYTSTGPVFANQIVVTMPQTIYESTDSQNLSSGVVHEKIQKFTHAGWWNINVIRIDLTNQYTELKGLFNPNGIPNRDKVSSMVDKSGAIAGINGDYFNYQPLPFSLGVLISDGEVISSPNHLPTLSITNSNQAIIDYFDKTMVATNMYKGTQSTITYVNKLSTYMDSITLLNKHWGQKSIGNRFHNDLVEVLVVDGIVQEKRKGGAPFDIPKTGDAYVLAVRNTTLDHFEAGDSVNLQLSTTPNVESLKFAIGGGSIILKNGELSLTDINSKGDAPRTGIGVNKDSTELILVTIDGRDTSFNGVSQEMFGAILRDLGAYNAINLDGGGSTTMAIKPKDEEKSIVVNKPSEGTERLVVNGVGVFSDAPIGELSYLKLTTDDDQMFIETTRAIKVKGYDENHNPKDLDESKIKLSVSGVEGEFEGNKFKATSSGNGKIIAEYDGVVGEMNIEVLGPVIDLATDTTRINVEPNSQHKIGEFYGKDKNGTKAKIYTEDVVFNVLGGIGEIKDGIFNSTDQVVSGAISAYVGNSVENILVSIGSQGKLVHGFEQLEGFNFTSYPSIVTGNVTLSDESHEGNHSLSLNYNFTQGTNTRAAYANFTPNGATGLKLPEQPKKLGLWVKGDGSGTWLRGALKDASGKEHLIDFVKTLDSTEWQYVTANVPNNVSYPVTLEKIYVAETDSLKKPSGSILLDGLTAYYPSPIGNMELPTPTVVKDELETQQAVGENGFSFKVAANTLIDGTNAYNVTKQNDVLLININSSKSGIRATNANQWTTLIKDLETRSETSFVLSLPTSIFGSNGFTDKLEAELLHSKLVEAKERGKNIFVVHGGNSTGSELIDGIRYISLDTVQKKNEVQFVVNGDIITYQISK, encoded by the coding sequence GTGAAGAAAAGAACAAAGAAGATATTTATATCTGTATTGGCTGCAGCTACTATTTATACATCAACTGGACCTGTATTTGCCAATCAAATCGTAGTCACAATGCCCCAAACTATATACGAATCCACTGATTCACAAAATTTATCATCAGGGGTTGTACATGAAAAAATTCAAAAGTTCACCCATGCTGGGTGGTGGAATATAAACGTTATTAGAATTGATTTAACTAACCAATATACTGAATTAAAGGGGCTATTTAATCCTAATGGTATTCCAAATAGGGACAAGGTTAGTTCAATGGTTGATAAAAGTGGTGCAATCGCAGGAATAAATGGAGACTATTTTAATTATCAACCACTTCCATTTTCCCTTGGAGTATTGATAAGTGACGGTGAAGTTATATCATCACCAAATCATTTACCTACTTTATCTATTACTAATTCAAATCAAGCTATCATTGATTATTTTGATAAGACAATGGTTGCTACTAATATGTATAAAGGAACTCAATCCACTATTACCTATGTGAATAAACTATCCACATACATGGATTCCATAACTCTTTTAAATAAACATTGGGGGCAAAAATCAATAGGCAATAGATTCCATAATGATTTAGTAGAGGTATTAGTAGTAGATGGTATAGTTCAAGAAAAGCGCAAGGGCGGTGCTCCATTTGATATTCCAAAGACAGGTGATGCATACGTACTTGCAGTTAGAAACACCACTTTGGATCACTTCGAAGCAGGAGATTCAGTAAATCTACAACTTTCAACCACGCCAAATGTTGAAAGCTTGAAATTCGCAATCGGTGGAGGAAGTATTATACTTAAAAATGGCGAATTATCTTTAACCGATATAAATAGTAAAGGTGACGCGCCTCGTACTGGTATAGGTGTAAATAAGGATAGTACAGAATTAATCTTAGTAACAATAGACGGTAGAGATACTTCTTTTAATGGGGTTAGCCAAGAAATGTTCGGAGCCATATTAAGGGATCTTGGTGCATATAATGCCATAAACCTAGATGGCGGTGGTTCAACTACTATGGCTATTAAGCCTAAAGATGAAGAAAAATCAATAGTTGTAAATAAACCTTCAGAAGGTACAGAGCGTCTAGTGGTAAATGGTGTTGGTGTGTTCTCAGATGCACCTATCGGAGAACTTTCTTATCTAAAACTAACTACTGATGATGATCAAATGTTTATCGAGACTACAAGAGCAATTAAAGTTAAAGGATATGATGAGAATCATAACCCTAAAGATTTAGATGAGTCTAAAATAAAACTATCTGTTTCAGGTGTTGAAGGAGAATTTGAAGGAAATAAATTTAAAGCTACTTCTTCAGGTAACGGTAAAATCATAGCAGAATATGATGGAGTAGTTGGAGAAATGAATATAGAAGTATTAGGTCCTGTAATAGATTTAGCCACAGATACCACACGAATTAACGTAGAGCCTAACAGTCAGCACAAAATTGGCGAATTCTATGGCAAGGATAAAAATGGAACAAAGGCTAAAATATATACGGAAGATGTCGTATTTAATGTTCTTGGAGGAATTGGTGAAATTAAAGATGGTATATTTAACAGTACTGACCAAGTGGTAAGTGGAGCAATATCAGCTTATGTTGGAAATAGCGTAGAAAATATACTCGTTTCTATTGGATCTCAGGGCAAATTAGTACATGGCTTTGAACAATTGGAAGGCTTTAACTTTACTTCATATCCAAGTATCGTTACTGGCAATGTAACTTTAAGCGATGAATCACACGAAGGTAATCATAGTCTAAGCTTAAACTATAACTTTACACAAGGCACAAATACTAGGGCAGCTTATGCAAACTTTACACCAAATGGAGCAACAGGTCTAAAATTACCTGAACAGCCAAAAAAATTAGGTCTTTGGGTAAAGGGCGACGGTAGTGGCACATGGTTAAGAGGAGCTTTGAAAGATGCTTCAGGAAAAGAACATCTAATCGACTTTGTTAAGACTCTGGACTCTACAGAATGGCAGTATGTAACTGCAAATGTACCAAATAATGTATCATATCCTGTTACATTAGAAAAAATATATGTAGCGGAAACCGATAGTCTTAAAAAGCCAAGCGGTAGCATTTTATTAGATGGACTTACTGCATACTATCCTTCACCTATAGGGAATATGGAACTACCTACTCCAACTGTAGTTAAAGATGAATTAGAGACTCAGCAAGCAGTAGGAGAAAATGGTTTTTCATTTAAAGTTGCTGCTAATACGCTAATAGACGGAACAAATGCTTACAATGTTACTAAGCAAAATGATGTGTTATTGATTAACATAAATTCATCAAAGAGTGGTATTAGAGCTACAAACGCTAATCAATGGACTACACTTATTAAAGATTTAGAAACTAGAAGCGAAACTAGCTTTGTATTATCCCTTCCAACTTCTATATTTGGTTCAAATGGTTTTACGGACAAGTTGGAAGCAGAATTACTTCATTCTAAGCTAGTTGAAGCCAAGGAAAGAGGAAAAAATATATTTGTTGTCCATGGTGGTAATAGCACAGGTTCAGAATTAATAGATGGAATTAGATATATAAGTTTAGATACTGTTCAAAAGAAGAACGAAGTACAATTTGTAGTAAATGGAGACATAATAACTTACCAAATAAGTAAGTAA
- the spoIIID gene encoding sporulation transcriptional regulator SpoIIID: MKDYIEERALEIAKYILSEKATVRQAASVFGVSKSTVHKDVTERLPKINPLVASMVKQVLETNKAERHIRGGKATKLKYKAVKA; encoded by the coding sequence GTGAAGGATTATATAGAGGAAAGAGCTTTAGAGATTGCAAAGTACATACTTAGTGAGAAAGCCACCGTAAGGCAAGCTGCAAGTGTATTCGGTGTGAGTAAAAGTACTGTACACAAGGATGTAACTGAACGTCTCCCTAAGATAAACCCTCTTGTGGCATCTATGGTGAAGCAAGTTCTAGAAACGAATAAAGCTGAAAGACATATTAGAGGAGGCAAAGCTACCAAATTAAAATATAAGGCTGTAAAAGCATAA
- the metK gene encoding methionine adenosyltransferase, producing MKKWLFTSESVTEGHPDKICDAVSDSILDAILEKDPGARVACETTVTTGLILVAGEITTNCYVDISKIARQTVEDIGYVRAKYGFDADTCAVLTSINEQSPDIALGVNKALEQKEYSEDELDSIGAGDQGMMFGFACNETKELMPLPISLAHKLSKRLTDVRKEGILDYLRPDGKTQVTIEYHDNKPVRIENIVVSTQHSPDVDLEQIRKDIKEHVIHAIVPKDMLDENTKYYVNPTGRFVIGGPMGDAGLTGRKIIVDTYGGYARHGGGAFSGKDATKVDRSAAYAARYVAKNIVAAGLADKCEVGLAYAIGVARPLSIYVDTFGTGKIEDNQIKNLVEKHFDLRPAAIIRDLDLRKPIYRQLSAYGHFGREDLNVSWEKTDKADILRQEAGL from the coding sequence ATGAAAAAATGGTTATTTACTTCTGAATCTGTTACAGAAGGACATCCAGATAAGATTTGTGATGCAGTATCCGATTCTATATTAGATGCGATTTTGGAAAAAGATCCAGGAGCAAGAGTTGCTTGTGAAACTACAGTTACAACTGGTTTAATATTAGTAGCTGGTGAAATTACTACGAATTGTTATGTAGATATCTCTAAGATTGCTAGACAAACTGTTGAAGACATTGGCTATGTAAGAGCTAAATACGGATTTGATGCAGATACATGTGCTGTACTTACATCAATTAATGAACAATCACCAGATATAGCACTAGGGGTTAATAAAGCCTTAGAACAAAAGGAATATAGTGAAGATGAACTAGATTCAATAGGTGCAGGAGACCAAGGTATGATGTTTGGATTTGCTTGTAACGAAACAAAAGAGCTTATGCCATTACCAATATCCTTAGCCCATAAGCTTTCTAAGAGACTTACAGATGTAAGGAAAGAAGGTATTCTAGATTATTTAAGACCAGATGGTAAAACACAGGTTACAATAGAATATCATGACAATAAACCAGTTAGAATAGAGAATATAGTTGTATCGACACAACATAGTCCTGATGTTGATTTAGAACAAATAAGAAAAGACATTAAAGAGCATGTAATTCATGCAATTGTGCCAAAGGATATGTTAGATGAAAATACAAAATACTATGTTAATCCAACAGGAAGATTTGTAATAGGTGGACCAATGGGTGATGCAGGTTTAACAGGTAGAAAGATTATAGTTGATACCTATGGTGGATATGCAAGACATGGTGGTGGAGCATTCTCAGGAAAAGATGCAACAAAGGTAGATAGATCAGCAGCTTATGCAGCAAGATATGTAGCAAAAAATATAGTTGCAGCAGGCTTGGCAGATAAATGTGAAGTAGGTTTAGCCTATGCTATTGGTGTAGCTCGTCCTTTATCAATTTATGTAGATACATTTGGAACAGGAAAAATCGAAGATAATCAAATTAAGAATCTAGTAGAGAAACACTTTGATTTAAGACCAGCAGCTATAATTAGAGACTTAGATTTAAGAAAGCCTATATACAGACAACTTTCTGCATATGGACACTTTGGAAGAGAAGACTTAAATGTAAGTTGGGAAAAGACAGATAAGGCCGATATCTTAAGACAAGAAGCAGGACTTTAG
- the spoIID gene encoding stage II sporulation protein D has protein sequence MRRVGVYMVAVLIITIFLPTVIVKTLNFVPKENTVSGVGFNTKLEEEPPKVIISEHPKKNNKRIETIMVYNPYTDNVLEMELEEYVKGVVAAEMPAEFHIDALKAQAIAARTYAVSRNLKYESGHPDHTGAPLCIGIHCQAYLSLDELKQIHGEGWEEKYWGKIEEAVESTKGILIYYQGEVIEPLYHSTSGGMTEDAVNVFTTDTPYLKSVISPYEEDAPKYKSIFTITGDEFVNKINNKYSDAKLTKTDFFEKIKLIERTESGRIKKIAIGNQIIEGREFRELFALNSTNFVITYDQQLNIIDITTYGFGHGVGMSQWGANGMANKGSDYKEILEHYYTDVELR, from the coding sequence ATGAGAAGAGTTGGGGTTTATATGGTTGCGGTCTTAATAATAACTATTTTCTTACCAACAGTTATTGTTAAGACCCTTAATTTTGTACCCAAGGAGAACACTGTATCAGGAGTAGGGTTTAATACCAAACTAGAAGAGGAGCCTCCTAAAGTAATAATATCAGAACACCCTAAGAAGAATAATAAAAGAATTGAGACTATAATGGTATATAATCCCTATACTGATAATGTATTAGAAATGGAATTAGAAGAATACGTTAAAGGTGTAGTTGCTGCTGAAATGCCTGCAGAATTCCATATAGATGCATTAAAAGCTCAGGCAATAGCAGCTAGAACTTATGCCGTAAGTCGAAATTTAAAATATGAGAGTGGACATCCAGACCACACTGGAGCTCCGCTATGTATTGGCATACATTGTCAGGCTTATTTATCCTTAGATGAATTAAAGCAAATTCATGGCGAGGGATGGGAGGAAAAATACTGGGGTAAGATTGAAGAGGCTGTAGAATCTACAAAAGGAATACTTATCTATTACCAGGGAGAAGTTATAGAGCCATTATACCACTCTACAAGTGGTGGTATGACTGAGGATGCTGTAAATGTATTTACTACTGATACACCATATTTAAAATCAGTTATTAGCCCATATGAGGAAGATGCTCCAAAATATAAATCAATATTTACCATAACAGGGGATGAGTTCGTCAATAAAATAAATAATAAATATTCAGATGCAAAACTTACAAAAACTGATTTTTTTGAAAAGATTAAGCTTATTGAGAGAACTGAGAGCGGCAGAATTAAAAAGATAGCTATTGGTAATCAGATAATAGAAGGAAGAGAATTTAGAGAATTATTTGCTTTAAATTCTACAAATTTTGTAATTACCTATGATCAGCAATTAAATATTATTGATATAACGACCTATGGATTTGGCCATGGAGTAGGCATGAGTCAATGGGGCGCAAATGGAATGGCAAATAAGGGAAGTGATTATAAAGAAATCCTTGAGCATTATTATACGGATGTTGAATTGAGATAG
- a CDS encoding TraX family protein, whose product MTYERKFGLSGFSLKVIACISMLVDHIGAVVFLMGVGYQNLMNLGPYSILYYYSRMIGRIAFPIFSFLVVEGFIHTRNIKKYCLRMLTFALISQIPYNLAFGNRIFYTERFLPAFIFGNVMWTFLLGILMMRVMKLIDDKELNKVVKYLGYVVALLVFGGIAYLVRCDRNCWGIFVIWGFYIFRGSRALQMLSSIATFRDQAITAHLALIPIAFYNGKRGKDIKYFFYVFYPLHLIVLYFVRIYMFG is encoded by the coding sequence ATGACTTATGAAAGAAAGTTTGGTTTAAGTGGGTTTTCGCTTAAGGTTATTGCTTGCATATCAATGCTAGTAGATCATATTGGAGCAGTTGTTTTCCTGATGGGAGTGGGTTATCAAAATTTAATGAATCTTGGACCCTATTCGATACTCTATTACTATTCCAGAATGATTGGAAGAATTGCTTTTCCAATATTTTCATTTTTGGTGGTTGAGGGATTTATACATACTAGAAATATAAAAAAATATTGCCTTAGAATGTTAACATTTGCATTGATTTCTCAGATACCATATAATTTAGCCTTTGGAAATAGAATTTTTTATACTGAAAGGTTTTTGCCAGCTTTTATATTTGGGAATGTTATGTGGACTTTTTTACTTGGGATACTTATGATGAGGGTAATGAAGCTTATAGATGATAAAGAACTAAATAAAGTAGTGAAGTATCTGGGATATGTAGTTGCACTTCTAGTATTTGGAGGTATTGCATATCTTGTAAGATGTGATAGAAATTGCTGGGGAATTTTTGTAATTTGGGGATTTTATATTTTTAGAGGTTCAAGAGCTCTACAAATGTTATCTTCCATTGCAACCTTTAGAGATCAAGCTATTACTGCTCATCTGGCTCTAATTCCAATTGCTTTTTACAACGGCAAGAGGGGGAAGGATATTAAGTATTTCTTCTATGTATTCTATCCTCTTCACTTAATAGTACTGTATTTTGTTAGGATATACATGTTTGGGTAA